The sequence below is a genomic window from Deinococcus humi.
GTCGATGGCGTGGGTGAGATTCTGGCGGTCGAGGCCCAGCCCGGCGCCTACACCATGAGGGTGCGCGCCCCCGCCGCACTGGCCCGCTACCTCGTCCCCAAGGGCAGCGTCACGGTGGACGGCGTGAGCCTGACCGTGGTGGACGTGGGCGGCCCGGCGGGCAGCCGCGCCGATCTACGGGCCGACGAGTTCACGTTGTGGCTGGTGCCGCACACCCTGGACGTCACCACCCTGCACACCTGGACCGCTGGAACGCGGGTCAACCTGGAAGCCGATCAGATGGCCAAGTACGCCGAGCGCCTGCTGCTGATGCGGGACTGGACGCCGCCCACCACGGACGGGGCAGGCCACGACGTTCAGGAGGTGGGAGCATGACCGCCGCTCCCAGCACGCTGTCCCCAATCACTGATCTCCTCGCGGACCTGCGGGCAGGCCGTCCCATCATCCTGGTGGACGACGAGAGCCGCGAGAACGAGGGTGATCTGCTGATGCCCGCCGCGACGGCGACGCCGGAGTGGATCAATTTCATGGCCCGTGAGGGCCGGGGCCTGATCTGCGTGACCCTCATGCCCGAGCGGGCACAGCAACTGGACCTGACGCCCATGGTGGGCCGCAGCACCGACCCGAACGGCACGGCCTTCACGGTCAGCGTGGATCACACGGGCAATACCACCGGCATCAGCGCTTTCGACCGCGCGGCCACCATCGCGGCGCTGATGGACGAGGCGGCGTACCCCACCGATTTCCGGCGTCCAGGGCATGTATTCCCGCTGGTGGCGCGACCCGGCGGGGTCCTGCGCCGCGCGGGACACACCGAGGCCGCGTGTGATCTGGCGCGGCTGGCAGGCTTCGCCCCGGTGGGCGTGATTTGCGAGGTCATGGGCGACGACGGGGAGATGAGCCGGCTGCCGGAGCTGCTGGTCTTCGGGGAGAAGCACGGCCTGAAGGTGGGCAGCATCGAGGCGCTGATCGCCTACCGCATGGAACACGATCCGTTCATGGTGCAGGTGGCCGAGGCGTAGCTGCCCACCGAGTACGGCCCCTTCCGCATCGTGGGCTTCGAGGACGCCATCAGCGGGGCGGAACATGTGGCGCTGGTGATGGGCGAGGTCACGCCAGAGCCGCTGCTGGTGCGCGTGCACAGCGAGTGCCTGACGGGGGACGGCTTCCACTCGCTGCGCTGCGACTGCGGCCCCCGGCCCTCCGCGGCGATGCGGGCCATCGCCGCGGAGGGCCGGGGCGTGCTGGTGTACCTGCGGCAGGAAGGGCGCGGCATTGGCCTGCTGAACAAGATCCGCGCCTACCACCTGCAGGACGGGGGCGCGGACACCGTCGAGGCCAACGAGCAGCTCGGCTTCCCCGCCGACGCCCGCGACTTCGGCATCGGCGCGCAGATGCTGCACCTGCTCGGCGCGCGGCAACTGCGCGTGCTGATCAACAACCCCCGCAAGCTGAGCGCTCTGGGCGGTTTCGGTCTGGAGGTCGTGGAGCGGGTGGCGCTATACGCGGGCCACAACGCACACAACGCCGCTTACCTGCAAACCAAGACCGACAAGCTCGGCCACATCGGCATCCGCAGCAGTCAGGAGTAAACCACGTGGATGTCCGGGGGCCATGTGAATGGCCTCTCCCAGACACGCACCCCCATCATCCTTCAAGGAGCACTCCATGAACCGAATTGAAGCCCATCTGCTCGCCACCGACCTGAAGTTCGCCGTCGTGAGCACCCGCTGGAACCACCTGATCGTGGACCGCCTAGTGGAGGGCGCAGAACTCGCGTTCGTCCAGCA
It includes:
- a CDS encoding riboflavin synthase, producing the protein MFTGIIEQLGRVAQTVDTAGNLTVTIEPSAMWADLSLGESVAVNGTCLTVTAWDHAGFTVDLSRETLAKTAPHWQQGHKVNLERAMTAQARFGGHVVSGHVDGVGEILAVEAQPGAYTMRVRAPAALARYLVPKGSVTVDGVSLTVVDVGGPAGSRADLRADEFTLWLVPHTLDVTTLHTWTAGTRVNLEADQMAKYAERLLLMRDWTPPTTDGAGHDVQEVGA